Part of the Bacillus sp. N1-1 genome, TTAATTGATTTTTTAACAGATCTTGTGAAATAGTTGCAGACGATAAATTCAAAAAGGCAGCTAGAGAAACCATAGTCGCTTCTCCTCGCACATATAAATCTCCCATTTTCTTCACATTTCCCCCGAGTAATGTTTGCAATAGCTTATTATATCTCCCCGCTTTTACAACGCTATTCATCCATGGAAGCATGGATAATAGAAACAACAACCCTATATTCCCTGCGAAAAAGGATGGAATCTTAACGAGGCTAATATCGCTTGAAAAATAAAAAAAGCCCCCTGCACTTAAAAGAATAATTCCCAGTATTCGGAAAACGCGATCCGCTTCTTTGAAATTAATGACGATCATCACTATTGCTAATAGTCCAATTGTTGTATAAAGAGAAGCGTTTGACCAAAAGAGGTGGATCACATCCAATAGAAAAATGAATAAATAAAAAACGTAAATATGTTGAAACAGTCTAGTATTCCACATGTTATTCTCCTATCCTATAGGCGAACGATGAGAGAATGTGATCAGTTCGTCTACTTTTCCGTTGTTAGTTTGCTTCCCTAATCCAATCGATAACCTCTCAAATTTTCAAGAATTCCAAATTCTTAATCTACAAAACTCTATTTAGCTAACCTTCTCAAACTATGGGCATTCTTTGTCTTTAATTTGTTTAAACTGTAATCAAAAAAAGTACCGCCCGATTTACGGACGGTACAAAAGGGGGAAAATTATGTTAGTTTAAATTTACCCCTTTTTAAAATACCTAAACCTTTTTTTCTAAAAATCTTTTCATTTATTTCTCGCTTATGATTTGACTCCTGTTTCTAGTGACAAACTCTCTTGATTCCTCGTGTTCTAAAAGGCTTAATAACGCTTGTTCATGAACAAAACAAATTTGATTAATTTCTTTGTCGTTCGCTTCAAGGTCCTTACCGTCGCCAACATATTCGAAATGAAACATTGTCGTTATTTGGTTATGATAACCGATTTTCGTTTGAATTTTTTCTGGAAATGCAAATGAGATTGGTTCATTAAATCGCTTCTTTAATGTGTAGGCGATGGATCCTGTTTCTTCTAATAACTCTCTTCTTATTGAAGCTTCGACTGTTTCATCTTCGTCTTCAACGCCACCTTTAACGAAATCCCACGTTCCATTGTGAAGCTCTTTCCCGATTCTCGTATTTATCGTGACTTTGCGAACGATGAGAAAGCGACTTTTGTGCGTAACAATTGCCCCCACAGCCATCCTAGTTTTCATAACAATATCCTCTCGCTAGTTTGTCGCATACTCACTTTCATCAGGTCTTTGACCATTCTGTAATTGGCGCATCGTTAAACCAAAATCCATTTGCAAGTGAGGATAGTCTTTAAAACTACTCCAGTCTCCTCCCCAATCAAAACCAAGATCTTTCGCAATAGCGACTACTTCCATCCAATCTGATTTTCCATTCTCGTTATCGTCTCGCTCCATATCCCAAACAACATCACCATTATCTAACTTCAAAGCAAAATCGATCGCTAGACCATAATTGTGATAAGACCCGCCGCCGGCAACATTTGTAACGACTTGTCCTTTAGTTGACCGTCCTTTTTCATAAAGAGCATCCTGTTCTTCTTTCGTTCGGTGTGCAGCTGTAATCACAATCTCAACTCCCTTATCGGTAGCTCGATTGATCAACGTATCTTTTGCTTCACTTACCGTTGGATGCAGCTCCGTTGGCAAAGGAACATCCTTTTGAATAAACATTCCCTCGAGATCATCCTTGAAGTTGATGAAGATAAGACCAATTCCTATTATGAAAAGGAAGGTTATAAGATTGAATCCTTTCAAACCGAAACCTCCCACCTTATTAATCTAATATTTTGATCATAACATAGGTGGAACTAAGGTGTTCGAAATGGAGGCTTCATAAAATTTGTAAGCTTCTCCTCGGTGGTTTACATTATTCTTCTTAAGAAACCAATTTCTTCTTTTCGTCACTCTGCATACCGCTAACAGCCCAACCCTAGTATAATAAGAATCACATAACCGCTTTTTATCCATTCCCTAGCAAAAGGAGACGCTTATGAAAAGATTAGTAATTGCAAATTTTCTTCCTATAATCTCTCTTATTTATCTTATTTATCGTATTACGAAACCAAGCTTATATCTCCCTGCATTCTCTATTGAAGCAGAAAATCCTGTCAAACTTACATTCACTACGCTCACCATCGATACTGGTTTCGTTACCGGTAACGCCGGCTCCATCTACTCAATTTGGTTAATTCCAATCTACCTTCTTATTTCAATCGCATGCGTCTTAACGATTTCTCCCTTGATTTCAAAGAAGCGGTAAAACTATTTCCCTAATGAAAATCCTTCAAACAAGCGACCTCCGTATGGTTGTAAAGCGTCATCAACAAACGCAATGACGCTTTCCTTTTCACGTGTTTGATAATAATGATCAAACACGTTGACAAACCTATCCGCCAGTGTTTGATCATAGTTTCTTAATGCACGGACAATCCATTTAGATGAGCCGATCCACTGATTATTCATCCGAAGAATAAATTCATGAACTTGCTCTGCAAGAGTAGCCGCACAGCACATTTCTTCCCCTCGATCGGTAGCGCCAATAAAATCTTCTAATACATCTGTAAGAAAATAGCGTTTTAGCGTCATCTCGTTTTCTCCCCATGGGGATGGCCCCTTTTCCAGAATCATACTCGCTTCATCCTGCAGTACTTTTGCCTCCCCCTTGTCATTAAGAATCACGCCTTCAGACACCATTTTCGGAAGTGATGGTTTTGCTCGGGCACAGTCACTCTCATAAAAGGCATAATAGCTTTCTAAATTATGAACATACCACTCCACCGGCCACCCCTCATAGAAAAAGCTCTCCCGATAGGAAGCAGTTACTGACGAATCAAAAACGACTATATCAAGATCAGATGTAGCTGTCGCTTCCCCTCGAACAACGCTTCCAGCTAGAAAAGCAGCCTCACATTCGGGGGATCTTGTTTGTACTAGATTCTTAGCTATAGAAACGATGAGTTGTAATGAGTCCATTTTCCAACCTCCATTTTGATTTTTTTATATTTTGAGGAAATATTACTCAAGATTAGGTAAAAACGATAGCCTTATTATCTAAATAACTAATAGAATGAGAGCTAAAACAAGCCAGCAAGTACCCCTGCTATTTTTTCTTTGACAGTCAAAAGACACAATCCTGCTCTCTCCAAATGCAACTAAATTTAATTGAAATCTTCGTTAACGTATAAACTCTAGAGCTCCGTTACCAATTATTTCAAATCAGTAGGGATATCTCAATCTTTTTTACGTAAAAAGGAGCTTATCTTATTTAAGATAAGCTCCTTTTTATTAGAAGAGAGAGATAGCTTTTTTGCTTTTGACTCAGTCCTGCTTCATGTGCTTTTTATTGACGATGGAACGATTATAGACTTTAAATAATGATAGACTCCATCATCATCACATGTAAATTCTGTTTCATCGTCGACGATTTCTTTTATTTGGTCCGATGCATTTTTCATTGCTACTGCATAATCAACAAACTGGAACATCGGTAAATCGTTGTTACTATCCCCAATCGCTAACGTTTCTACATCCGACAAATCAAAATAGTGTAACATTTCCTTTATACCAGTGGCTTTGTTCACACTTGCTACCATTACTTCAACATTATGAGCAGAAGAGATTGAGGTTGTAAAATCGATGTCTTGCTTTATTTTTTCTAACTCATCTTTCCATCGATTGATATTCTCTTTCGTTCTAGCGAAGAAATAGAATTTAGAAAACTTATTTCCTTCGATCTGACTTTTCCAGTCGATAGCTTCTTTGATCGCTTCTTGACGTGAAAGCCATTCATTCAGCCCAACACTTTCTGGCTTTGGATCTTTGATTTCATCTTCCATAAATATACGATCTTGTTGTAAAGCGATACGGTCCGCTCCATATGGGAAAAGTTCATAATAAACCTTATGTTCTCTCGCTTTTTCGATAACCTTTTCTACTAATTCAAGAGGGAGTGAATGTTCAAATATGGCCTTGCCCTCAACATACCCCGCCATCCCATTTGAAGAGATAATCCCATCCACCTGGAATCCATCAGGTACAAGTTCGCTTATTTCATCTGCAGCTCTGCCTGTCGCGATGAAAACATAAAGTCCATTATCTCGTAACTCATCAATAATTTGTTTCGTAAGTCCACTTACCTTGTTGTTGTGATTTAAGATCGTACCGTCCATATCTAAAAAAATAGCCTTTGGCTTTGTTACCATAGTGACTCCCCTTACTGTAATAAATTCTACTTTTATTTTTTTATACCTTATATCTCACTTCACTTTTACCGATCTTCCAAAACTTCGTTCATCAACTATGAAACTAGTAGTAACCAGTACAATTATTGTTACAAATCGGAGCAAATTGCAATGGGTGTTTATTAACAAATAACATGTTACTCCTCTTTAATTAACCTGTTCAAGTTTTTGATACCAATTTTCATAAATTGGCATCATTGGTTTGATTCGTTATTTCAATTAAAAGAGCCTATCTGATAGCAGATAAGCTCCAAAATAGCTCTAAAACTAACTTTTAATAAAACCGTTTTTAAAGAACCCATACCATTCTTCGAGTTCTTTACTTTCCAGGACATCTAATTTCCTTAATATATCTCTCGAAAATTCTAATGCTCCACTTCCATTAGCTGTGATTAAACAGCCCTCACTAATAGATTGTTCATTTATGTAGTTTTCTTCACCTTGATAATTAGGTGCTCCTTCTTTTAAATATGCTAATGAATTGCCTGTATGTTTGTTTCCCTATAATTTTATCATCTTTAACACCCTACAGAACTTATTTATTAAAAGCGATTACACTTTACTGCAATCCCCCTCTTATTAATTTGCTTCTTCATATAAATATTGTCGCTATTTATAGCAATAATCGGACAGACGTTCACTTCATTTCTTTTTAGAATAGGGGATGAGGTGATAATGATGTACAAAAGATTATGGCGAAACAAAAATATACGGTATTACTTACTTGCTGGAGGAGTCTCTCAACTTGGCGATGTTCTTTCCGGAATGGCTTTTTTATTTTTAGCGTACGATTTAACTGGTTCCAATCTTCACACTACAGGAATGGCTATGGCTGAGACCTTACCATACCTTCTATTTGGATTAATGGGTGGCGTTATGGCTGATTGGTTACCTAAGAAAAAATTATTAGTTTATCTGGACCTAGCTCGGATCCCATTCATTCTTTCTATCGTATTTTTGCATTATTTGGATGCACTTACTTACGCATATCTATTAATCGTGAGCTTTCTGATCCAGAGTATAGGATGTTTCTTTAACCCGACCCATCGATCTGTACTACCTTCTATAACGACGGAAGAGGAACGAACGAATGCGAACAGTTTATATGATACATTAACTCGAGGAGTAACGGTCTTAAGTCCGTTTATCACTCTATGGTTGTTAAACACCTTTGGTGCTATACACTTTTTCACCTTAGACGCAATAACCTATGCCGTTAGCGCCTTTTTCATCTTTAAAATACACCTGAAGGACCCTAAACCAGTCGTTAATAAGACGATTAAAGGTGTCTATCGCTCAATTCTCGAGTTTACCTCCTGGGCGAAGGCGCACTCTACCGTCAGACAACTATTTCTTTTTACTTTTGTTACGGTTTTTTTCAACACCTGGGTGTGGGAAGTAGGACTTTTGCTTGCATTATCAGAAATGAGTGAACAAAGTGAAGAATTATATAGCATTTTACAAGGAGTATTTGGTGGCGTTGTTATTTTCACAAATATCGTTTTGCCATACTTGATTAAAAGAATGACTCTACGCCACTACTTAATTGGAGCGTTGATTTGGGGTACAGGAATTACATACTACGGACTCTTATATGATATTAAGCATTTCTTTATTGGTTGCGCTATCGTAGGTATAGGGCTACCTATTGCTGGACTAGCTCGCGTTTATCTTCTTCAGACACTTGTGCCAGAAGAGAAAATGGGGCGCGCCTTTAGTTCCAATGCTGTCTTATTATACTTTTCTAACACCATTTCCTTAGGAGTGTATGGATTCTTAGTCATGTTCATTTCAATTCAACACTTAATGATTGGTAGTGGGTTACTCATTGTCATTCTATGTATTGGAGCTTTACTTATTAAAACCGTGAATCCGGCGAAATTCTGTTGGCGTCTTCCGATACATTTTCTTAAATAACTGGTTATAGGAAGAGACACTTTTAAACCCTTGATTAAGAGCGATCGAAAGAATTGGATCATTGGAATGTAATAAGGAGTATTGACTTCGTAATAGACGATAAAGTTGCAACCAAGAATAAGGAGACAGACCTAGCTCCTCTTTAAAAAGGTGAGCAAATTGATATTTATTTAACCTTGCAACCTGAGCCATCTCGTCCAGTGTCCAGTCCTCGCTATAGCTTTCTTTAAGGGCATTTGTAACATCATTAATTATCGCTTTACTACTGATACTTGGAAAGTCAATTTGATGAGACCCTGCACCATATTGAAGCATCATAATGGAAAGTTGGGTCAAGCTGTTATCTAGAAAAAACTGATTCGCAACTGATCCAGCTCCTTCATTTAGCGATAAGAAATCTCTAACAAAAATCATCCATTGGCTTATTTGAGGATGTTTATAAGAAAGCAAAGTAAATTCTGGGGATGCTGCTCTAATACCCAATCGATCAGCTGCCTCTTGTAGCAAAGATGGCTTTATCTCCACAAGAAATTTCTCTTTTGTAGCCCTAAGTTGTTTATGATCTTCATATGGGTTAAATATTAGAAATTCTCCTTTATCAATGGAGATGTCCCCATGATTTGTTTGATAAGATCCTCTCCCGAATGGAGAAAAGATTAATTTATAACATTCATCACTTCTCCAAATCCGCTCACCTAATTGGTCATTACGGATAAGTAATAGCCCGTTCTCGTTATCTAGTATCATTAGTTAAGCTCCTAGTACAATAATGAGTTTTCATTGGTTTATGACAATAAACCCTTCACTTAATTATGAGACCTTGGGAACATACTTTAGAAATTCCTTCTATATCTGATTCACTTATCAATACTTATTTCTAATTTTAACATTTTACGGAATCTGTTTTTCTAGTACTAACGGTTAAAACAAAAGTACATTATCTCTCCTTATTTCACAAAGCAATTCTTACTTATCCATTCATTTTTTGGTAAACTTTTGAAGGAACGGAATACCTTAAAGGAGGTACGAATGTGAACCGGATTATGGTAATGGGCGCTTCATCGGGATCAGGTAAATCGACATTTGCAAAGAAACTCGGTGAAATTCTAGACTATGAGGTTTACCACCTCGACGCTCTGTTTTGGAAACCGGGTTGGATTGAAGCGAGTCTTGATGAGTTTCGTACTTCCCAGGAGAAGATTGCTTTAACTTCTAGATGGATTATCGAAGGGAATTATAGCAACTCCTATGACATCCGAGTGGCGCAAGCTGATACGATTATTTACATACATGCCC contains:
- a CDS encoding NUDIX hydrolase; this encodes MKTRMAVGAIVTHKSRFLIVRKVTINTRIGKELHNGTWDFVKGGVEDEDETVEASIRRELLEETGSIAYTLKKRFNEPISFAFPEKIQTKIGYHNQITTMFHFEYVGDGKDLEANDKEINQICFVHEQALLSLLEHEESREFVTRNRSQIISEK
- a CDS encoding M15 family metallopeptidase, whose amino-acid sequence is MFIQKDVPLPTELHPTVSEAKDTLINRATDKGVEIVITAAHRTKEEQDALYEKGRSTKGQVVTNVAGGGSYHNYGLAIDFALKLDNGDVVWDMERDDNENGKSDWMEVVAIAKDLGFDWGGDWSSFKDYPHLQMDFGLTMRQLQNGQRPDESEYATN
- a CDS encoding nucleotidyltransferase domain-containing protein codes for the protein MDSLQLIVSIAKNLVQTRSPECEAAFLAGSVVRGEATATSDLDIVVFDSSVTASYRESFFYEGWPVEWYVHNLESYYAFYESDCARAKPSLPKMVSEGVILNDKGEAKVLQDEASMILEKGPSPWGENEMTLKRYFLTDVLEDFIGATDRGEEMCCAATLAEQVHEFILRMNNQWIGSSKWIVRALRNYDQTLADRFVNVFDHYYQTREKESVIAFVDDALQPYGGRLFEGFSLGK
- a CDS encoding HAD family hydrolase, which gives rise to MVTKPKAIFLDMDGTILNHNNKVSGLTKQIIDELRDNGLYVFIATGRAADEISELVPDGFQVDGIISSNGMAGYVEGKAIFEHSLPLELVEKVIEKAREHKVYYELFPYGADRIALQQDRIFMEDEIKDPKPESVGLNEWLSRQEAIKEAIDWKSQIEGNKFSKFYFFARTKENINRWKDELEKIKQDIDFTTSISSAHNVEVMVASVNKATGIKEMLHYFDLSDVETLAIGDSNNDLPMFQFVDYAVAMKNASDQIKEIVDDETEFTCDDDGVYHYLKSIIVPSSIKST
- a CDS encoding MFS transporter, encoding MYKRLWRNKNIRYYLLAGGVSQLGDVLSGMAFLFLAYDLTGSNLHTTGMAMAETLPYLLFGLMGGVMADWLPKKKLLVYLDLARIPFILSIVFLHYLDALTYAYLLIVSFLIQSIGCFFNPTHRSVLPSITTEEERTNANSLYDTLTRGVTVLSPFITLWLLNTFGAIHFFTLDAITYAVSAFFIFKIHLKDPKPVVNKTIKGVYRSILEFTSWAKAHSTVRQLFLFTFVTVFFNTWVWEVGLLLALSEMSEQSEELYSILQGVFGGVVIFTNIVLPYLIKRMTLRHYLIGALIWGTGITYYGLLYDIKHFFIGCAIVGIGLPIAGLARVYLLQTLVPEEKMGRAFSSNAVLLYFSNTISLGVYGFLVMFISIQHLMIGSGLLIVILCIGALLIKTVNPAKFCWRLPIHFLK
- a CDS encoding AraC family transcriptional regulator produces the protein MILDNENGLLLIRNDQLGERIWRSDECYKLIFSPFGRGSYQTNHGDISIDKGEFLIFNPYEDHKQLRATKEKFLVEIKPSLLQEAADRLGIRAASPEFTLLSYKHPQISQWMIFVRDFLSLNEGAGSVANQFFLDNSLTQLSIMMLQYGAGSHQIDFPSISSKAIINDVTNALKESYSEDWTLDEMAQVARLNKYQFAHLFKEELGLSPYSWLQLYRLLRSQYSLLHSNDPILSIALNQGFKSVSSYNQLFKKMYRKTPTEFRRIHGFNK